The DNA region CAAGACCCCGGTCGTCCAGGTGTCCGACAGGGTCTACGTCGTCAGCGGCTACCGCGAGCTGCTGCAACTCGCGCACGACCCACACGTCAGCTCCGACATCTCGCCAAGTCCCATCTCGGCCCAGCCCGCCGGCGACACCGCACCCGATGTCGGGGCCGAACACATGCAGGCCTACGGCCGCGAAGCGAGTCTGATCGTGTCCGACCCCGCCAAGCACGACAGGCAACGCCGCCAGGTGATGCGGCACTTCGCACCACCACATTCGCCTGACGTCATCCCCAACATGGCGGCAGGCATCCAGACGCTCTGCGACGACTCGCTGAGCAGGATAAAAGCCCAGGGCGGCACCACGTTTGACGTCGTCGACGACTATGCCTATCCAGTTCCCGTCGCCGTGATCTGTCAGATTCTGGGGGTACCACTCAAAGACGAACCCACTTTCCACGGCTGGATCTTCGACTTCATGGCCGGTGCCGACATGGGCCCGGACGCCGCCACCGAGGAAGGGCAGGCCCGCAAGCAGAAGGGGCAGCAGAGCACCGCCGCGCTGACCGCGTACATGGCCGACCTGATCCAGGGATTCCTCACCGAACCGCAGGACAACGTGCTGTCCAAGTTGGTCAACGACAAGGACGGCCCGGACGGGCCGATGACACCGCAGGAGGCTGCGGCCAACGCGATGCTGCTGCTGATCGCAGGCCACGACTCCACGGTCAACACCATCGCGCACTGCGTGCTGACGCTGCTCCGCCATCCCGAATCGATCGACCTGCTCCATGACAAACCGGAACTGATCCCCAAGGCGATCGAAGAAGTGCTGCGGTTGCAGTCGGCCGTGCAGTTCTTCCCCAGCCGCAGCGTGACCGCCGACATCGAGGTCGGAGGAACCGTCATCCCGGCCGGGTCGGCGGTGCACCTGCTCTACGGCGCGGCCAACCGCGACCCGAAGCGGTTCCCCGAACCCGACAAGTTCGACATCCGGCGACCGGACAACCAGCACGTGGGCTGGGGGCGGGGAGTTCACAGTTGTGTGGGCGGTCCCCTGGCTCGTTTGGAGGTCAACATCGCGTTGGAGACCTTCCTGCGGCGGGTCGAGAACCCGCGCCTGGTCGTCGACCCGCCGCCGTACCGGGTGAACCAGGTGTTCCGCGGTCCGCTGCACCTCGAGATCGAGTTCGACCAGATCACGGATTGAGGCGCGCCATCAAGGCATTTCAGTTCGTCGAATGGCAGCGGCCGGGGCAATTGCGCGACGTGCCGGTACCCGAACCGGGCCCCGGGGAGGTCCTGGTCAAGGTGGGCGGTGCCGGCGCCTGCCATTCGGATCTTCACCTGCTGGAGGCTCCGGCAGGCTCGACGTCGATGACGCTGCCGTTCACGCTCGGCCATGAGAACGCCGGCTGGGTGGAGACGCTGGGCCCTGGAGCGACGGGCTTCGCGCCCGGCGACCCGGTGGTCGTCTACGGCCCGTGGGGGTGCGGGCTGTGCATGAACTGCCGCCAGGGCATGGAGAACTATTGCCAGACGCCCGGGAAGCCCAGCCCGGGCGGACTCGGTGGCACCGATGGTGGAATGGCCGAATTTCTCCTCGTCCCGGCCACCCGCTACCTGATCCCGCTCGGTGACCTGGACCCACGTGAGGCGGCGCCGCTCACCGACGCCGGGCTCACCAGCTATCACGCGGTGAAGCGCTCAGCACATCTACTGGGACCCGGCTCCACCGCGGTCGTCATCGGCGCAGGCGGTCTGGGGCAGATGGCAATTCAGATGCTCAAAGCGCTCAACTCGGCGACAACCGTTGTGGCGGTGGATGCGTCGCCTGACAAGCTGAAGATTGCCACGACGATGGGCGCCGACGAGGCACTGATCTCCGGCGACGACGCCGTGACGCGCATCAAGGACATCACCGCAGGGCAGGGCGCCGAGCTGGTCCTCGACCTGGTGGGTGTCCATCCGACACTCAGCATGGCGGCAGCGGTCTCACGGGTGCTCGGTCACCTCACCATCGTCGGCCTCGGCGACGCCGCACTCCCGGTGAACTTCCACAACCCCGCCCAGGAGTGCTCCGTCGCAGCGCCCTTCTGGGGCACCATTCCCGAGCTGATCGAGGTGATCAGCCTCGCCCGAGCCGGAAAGATCAAGATGCTGGTCGAGCACTTCACCCTCGATGACGCGGCACACGCCTACGAGCTGCTGCACGACGGCAGGATCCAGGGGCGGGCCGTCATCACACCGAACGACTGACGTCGTGTCGAGCAGGTGCACATCAACCGATTCCGACCCTCTGGAGCCCGCGGAAATCTAGGCTGGCATTCATGCCGATCGACCGTGCCGCACTCGTTGCGGGCAGTATCCGTCTTGCCTCGGGCGTGTCGTTTCTCGTCGATCCGTTGCGCGCGAACAAACTCTGGGGCGATTCGCGGGAACCGTCACCGTCAGGCCATCTCCTGCTGCATTCGATGGGATACCGCGATGCTCTCATCGGTGGCTTGCTCACCGCGGCGGCCTTGCGCGGCAAGGACACCCGCGGCTGGTTCCTGGCCTCCGGTGGCGCCGACGCTGCAGACCTGCTCGGCGGATCGCGGGTCCACGACGGCTTGACCCGGCCTCAGCAGATCATCGGCCTCGGCGGCGCCGTGGTCGGGATCGGTGTCGGCCTGTGGGGCGCGACTCGGCGCCCGCCGGTCCGCAGGCCCGCCGACGGCTGAGAGCATCGCCGCGACGAGCGTGACCCACTGACCCCTCGACGGCGTCAGGTAGTTGGGTAGGCTGCGCCTGAAGGTGCGGGGAGCGCGATACTGACGCGACACGCCTTCGAACATGACCGAAACTGACGCGGGAGAACCAGACATGAGCGCCGAGCAGCCGACCATCATCTACACGCTGACCGATGAGGCGCCGTTGCTTGCGACCTACGGCTTCCTGCCCATCCTCCGGACGTTCGCCGATGCCGCCGGTATCGACGTGAAGACCAGCGACATCTCGGTCGCGGCGCGCATCCTGGCAGAGTTCAGCGACCGCCTGACAGAAGAACAGAGGGTCCCCGACAACCTCTCCGTACTGGGTGAGCTGACGCAGCAGCCGGACACGAACATCATCAAGCTGCCCAACATCAGCGCGTCGGTGCCGCAGCTCCTGGCCGCCATCAAAGAGCTCAAGGGCAAGGGCTACGACCTGCCGGACTATCCCGGCGAGCCCAAGAACGACGAGGAGAAGGCCGTCAAGGAGCGCTACTCCAAGATCCTGGGCAGCGCTGTCAACCCTGTTCTGCGCGAAGGCAATTCAGATCGCCGCGCGCCCAAGGCGGTCAAAGAGTACGCCCGCAAGCACCCGCACAGCATGAGTCCCTGGTCCCAGGCGTCGCGCACTCACGTCGCGACTATGAAGCACGGCGACTTCTACCACGGCGAGAAGTCGATGACGCTGGACAAGGCACGCACGGTGAAGATGGTGCTGGAGACCGACAGCGGCCAGACGCTCGTGCTCAAGCCCGAGGTGAAGCTGGACGACGGCGACGTCATCGACAGCATGTTCATGAGCAAGAAGGCGCTCTGCGAGTTCTACGAAGAAGAGATGGAAGACGCCTACAAGACGGGCGTGATGTTCTCGCTGCACGTCAAAGCGACGATGATGAAGGTGTCGCACCCCATCGTGTTCGGGCACGCGGTCAAGATCTTCTACAAGGATGCGTTCGCCAAACATCAGACGCTCTTCGACGAACTCGGCGTCAACGTCAACAACGGGTTGTCGGATCTGTACGACAAGATCGAAACGCTGCCGGCCTCGCAGCGCGAAGAGATCATCCGCGACCTGCACGCCTGCCACGAGCACCGGCCTGAACTGGCCATGGTGGACTCCGCGCGCGGCATCTCGAATTTCCATTCACCCAGCGACGTCATCGTCGACGCCTCCATGCCCGCGATGATCCGCCTCGGCGGCAAGATGTACGGCGCCGACGGCCGCACCAAGGACACCAAGGCCGTCAACCCCGAGTCCACGTTCTCCCGCATCTACCAGGAGATCATCAACTTCTGTAAGACCCACGGCCAGTTCGACCCGACGACGATGGGCACCGTGCCCAACGTCGGACTGATGGCGCAGAAGGCCGAGGAGTACGGCTCCCACGACAAGACCTTCGAGATCCCCGAAGCGGGTGTGGCCAACATCGTCGACGTCGACACCGACGAGGTGCTGCTGACGCAGAACGTCGAAGAGGGCGACATCTGGCGGATGCCCGTCGTCAAGGACGCCCCGATCCGGGACTGGGTCAAGCTGGCCGTCACCCGGGCCCGCCTGTCGGGCATGCCGGTGGTGTTCTGGCTCGACACCGAGCGGCCGCACGAGGCCGAGCTGCGCAAGAAGGTCAAGACCTACCTCAAGGACCACGACACCGAGGGCCTGACGATTCAGATCATGCCGCAGGTGTGGGCGATGCGGTACACGATCGAG from Mycobacterium sp. DL includes:
- a CDS encoding DUF4267 domain-containing protein, encoding MPIDRAALVAGSIRLASGVSFLVDPLRANKLWGDSREPSPSGHLLLHSMGYRDALIGGLLTAAALRGKDTRGWFLASGGADAADLLGGSRVHDGLTRPQQIIGLGGAVVGIGVGLWGATRRPPVRRPADG
- a CDS encoding cytochrome P450, giving the protein MTTAETAWTEAMRYENRHDPYRFFDELRKTPVVQVSDRVYVVSGYRELLQLAHDPHVSSDISPSPISAQPAGDTAPDVGAEHMQAYGREASLIVSDPAKHDRQRRQVMRHFAPPHSPDVIPNMAAGIQTLCDDSLSRIKAQGGTTFDVVDDYAYPVPVAVICQILGVPLKDEPTFHGWIFDFMAGADMGPDAATEEGQARKQKGQQSTAALTAYMADLIQGFLTEPQDNVLSKLVNDKDGPDGPMTPQEAAANAMLLLIAGHDSTVNTIAHCVLTLLRHPESIDLLHDKPELIPKAIEEVLRLQSAVQFFPSRSVTADIEVGGTVIPAGSAVHLLYGAANRDPKRFPEPDKFDIRRPDNQHVGWGRGVHSCVGGPLARLEVNIALETFLRRVENPRLVVDPPPYRVNQVFRGPLHLEIEFDQITD
- a CDS encoding NAD(P)-dependent alcohol dehydrogenase, which translates into the protein MKAFQFVEWQRPGQLRDVPVPEPGPGEVLVKVGGAGACHSDLHLLEAPAGSTSMTLPFTLGHENAGWVETLGPGATGFAPGDPVVVYGPWGCGLCMNCRQGMENYCQTPGKPSPGGLGGTDGGMAEFLLVPATRYLIPLGDLDPREAAPLTDAGLTSYHAVKRSAHLLGPGSTAVVIGAGGLGQMAIQMLKALNSATTVVAVDASPDKLKIATTMGADEALISGDDAVTRIKDITAGQGAELVLDLVGVHPTLSMAAAVSRVLGHLTIVGLGDAALPVNFHNPAQECSVAAPFWGTIPELIEVISLARAGKIKMLVEHFTLDDAAHAYELLHDGRIQGRAVITPND
- a CDS encoding NADP-dependent isocitrate dehydrogenase; translation: MSAEQPTIIYTLTDEAPLLATYGFLPILRTFADAAGIDVKTSDISVAARILAEFSDRLTEEQRVPDNLSVLGELTQQPDTNIIKLPNISASVPQLLAAIKELKGKGYDLPDYPGEPKNDEEKAVKERYSKILGSAVNPVLREGNSDRRAPKAVKEYARKHPHSMSPWSQASRTHVATMKHGDFYHGEKSMTLDKARTVKMVLETDSGQTLVLKPEVKLDDGDVIDSMFMSKKALCEFYEEEMEDAYKTGVMFSLHVKATMMKVSHPIVFGHAVKIFYKDAFAKHQTLFDELGVNVNNGLSDLYDKIETLPASQREEIIRDLHACHEHRPELAMVDSARGISNFHSPSDVIVDASMPAMIRLGGKMYGADGRTKDTKAVNPESTFSRIYQEIINFCKTHGQFDPTTMGTVPNVGLMAQKAEEYGSHDKTFEIPEAGVANIVDVDTDEVLLTQNVEEGDIWRMPVVKDAPIRDWVKLAVTRARLSGMPVVFWLDTERPHEAELRKKVKTYLKDHDTEGLTIQIMPQVWAMRYTIERVMRGEDTIAATGNILRDYLTDLFPILELGTSAKMLSIVPLMAGGGLYETGAGGSAPKHVHQLQEENHLRWDSLGEFLALGASLEDLGNKFDNEKATLLAKTLDAATGKLLDNNKNPSRKTGELDNRGSQFYLALYWAQELAEQTENKELAEHFAPLAKALADNEDTIVTELNEAQGKPADIGGYYYPDREKTTSVMRPSKTLNEALTSSQG